A genomic segment from Nicotiana tabacum cultivar K326 chromosome 9, ASM71507v2, whole genome shotgun sequence encodes:
- the LOC142163961 gene encoding uncharacterized protein LOC142163961 — protein sequence MGSSSCMYETKLGYTGTKVTKFFQSWQIKRITSAPNHPATNRQVESTNKVIINNLKKRLEESKGKWPEVLPGVLWAYRTTTKTSTGETPFSLVYGAETLIPVEIGEPSTRYTHATEAANEEELRVNLDLIEERREATLIRMAAQNYMIERYYNSKANLRYFKIRDFVLKKVFRSTKVSNAGKLSPNGEGPYRVRGIAGKGAYELEIMDGKVLPSNWNAVHLKKYYF from the exons atGGGTTCTTCTTCATGCATGTACGAGACAAAATTAGGATATACTG GCACGAAAGTCACAAAATTCTTccaaagttggcagattaaacgAATTACTTCTGCACCTAATCACCCAGCGACCAACAGACAAGTTGAATCGACAAATAAGGTTATCATCAATAACTTAAAGAAGAGATTGGAAGAATCAAAAGGAAAATGGCCAGAGGTATTACCCGGGGTGCTATGGGCTTAccgaacaacaacaaaaactaGTACGGGTGAGACTCCATTTTCACTTGTATACGGAGCAGAAACTTTGATTCCGGTAGAGATAGGTGAACCAAGTACGAGGTATACGCATGCCACTGAAGCAGCAAATGAGGAAGAGTTGCGGGTAAATTTGGATTTGATAGAAGAAAGgagagaagcaacattaattcGAATGGCGGCTCAAAATTATATGATTGAACGATATTATAACAGTAAAGCCAATTTGAGGTATTTTAAGATTAGGGACTTTGTCCTCAAAAAGGTATTCCGGTCAACAAAAGTGTCAAACGCAGGAAAGCTGAGCCCAAATGGGGAAGGCCCATATAGGGTTAGAGGCATTGCTGGAAAAGGAGCGTATGAGTTGGAAATCATGGACGGCAAAGTGTTACCATCAAATTGGAATGCAGTCCATTTGAAGAAGTACTACTTCTAA
- the LOC107797929 gene encoding nectarin-1-like, with product MVFVLEGELKVGFITTANVLVSKQITKGEVFVFPRGLVHFQKNNGKVPAAVISAFNSQFPGTQSIAATLFAASPTVPDDILAQTFQINTEDVQQIKSKFAPAKKF from the coding sequence ATGGTCTTTGTTTTGGAAGGTGAATTGAAAGTTGGCTTCATTACTACTGCCAATGTACTCGTCTCAAAGCAAATTACAAAGGGCGAAGTTTTTGTTTTTCCTAGAGGACTTGTCCATTTTCAGAAGAATAATGGCAAAGTTCCAGCAGCTGTTATTTCTGCTTTCAATAGCCAGTTTCCTGGGACTCAGTCAATAGCAGCCACTTTGTTTGCTGCTTCACCAACTGTGCCAGATGATATCTTGGCTCAGACATTCCAAATTAATACTGAGGATGTTCAGCAGATCAAGTCAAAGTTTGCACCTGCCAAGAAATTTTAG